The DNA window TGCCGTTAATGGAAAATTTTTGGACTCACTGTCTCGAACGCTTTAAAAAAGAGCTATCCGCCCAGCAATTCAACACCTGGATTAAACCGCTAAAGTTCGAACACGATCAACATAAAATTAAAATTNNNNNNNNNNNNNNNNNNNNNNNNNNNNNNNNNNNNNNNNNNNNNNNNNNNNNNNNNNNNNNNNNNNNNNNNNNNNNNNNNNNNNNNNNNNNNNNNNNNN is part of the Candidatus Methylopumilus rimovensis genome and encodes:
- a CDS encoding DnaA N-terminal domain-containing protein, coding for MENFWTHCLERFKKELSAQQFNTWIKPLKFEHDQHKIKI